The proteins below come from a single Edaphobacter acidisoli genomic window:
- a CDS encoding family 43 glycosylhydrolase, which produces MSLSIKNTRLHWLILALCLAGSERSAPAQTQTHTAFTNGAVTEHLAWRDTAGNLINAHDGGILWADGKYHWYGMALRPLPAINGPDGGQKTTLGVIMYSSTDLYNWTYEGVVLACSTDPANPLHCPMRFERPKILYNAHTKQYVMWFHYVGYPGDHGNTIGAGDAGVAVSSRVNGPYTFKGYSRPIDAKGIVRDCTLFQDDDGSAYFIYDRDVREPGPGFGRVLHIVKLTDDYLGFSNKWYKIANAERREAPVMIKRNGTYYLITSAETGWKDNAANYYRATNIMGPYTELGNPTSGPYADVTYHAQGTWAFSPHGHKHEVIFMAERHITSKMTDSSYIFLPVHFGAKSTLTLPYRTSWQWKLWPH; this is translated from the coding sequence ATGTCTCTCTCCATCAAGAACACCCGCCTCCACTGGCTGATCCTTGCTCTATGCCTCGCAGGTAGCGAGCGCAGCGCGCCAGCGCAAACGCAGACCCACACCGCATTCACCAACGGCGCCGTAACCGAACACCTAGCCTGGCGCGACACCGCCGGAAACCTGATCAACGCCCACGACGGCGGCATCCTCTGGGCCGACGGCAAGTACCACTGGTACGGCATGGCACTGCGCCCGCTGCCCGCAATCAACGGCCCCGACGGCGGCCAGAAGACCACCCTCGGCGTAATCATGTACAGCTCCACCGACCTCTACAACTGGACCTACGAGGGCGTGGTGCTCGCCTGTTCGACCGACCCGGCCAATCCGCTCCACTGCCCCATGCGCTTCGAGCGGCCCAAGATCCTCTACAACGCCCACACGAAACAGTACGTCATGTGGTTTCACTACGTCGGCTATCCCGGAGACCACGGCAACACCATCGGCGCCGGAGACGCAGGCGTCGCAGTCAGCAGCCGCGTCAACGGCCCCTACACCTTCAAGGGCTACTCCAGGCCAATCGACGCAAAGGGCATCGTGCGCGATTGCACGCTCTTCCAGGACGACGACGGCTCAGCCTACTTCATCTACGACCGCGACGTGCGCGAGCCCGGCCCAGGCTTCGGTCGCGTCCTGCACATCGTCAAGCTCACCGACGACTACCTGGGCTTCTCCAACAAGTGGTACAAGATCGCGAACGCCGAGCGCCGCGAAGCCCCCGTCATGATCAAGCGCAACGGCACGTACTACCTCATCACATCAGCCGAGACCGGCTGGAAGGACAACGCCGCAAACTACTATCGCGCGACGAACATCATGGGTCCATACACCGAGCTTGGCAATCCAACCTCAGGGCCGTACGCCGATGTGACATATCACGCGCAGGGAACATGGGCATTTTCCCCGCACGGCCACAAGCATGAAGTCATCTTCATGGCCGAGCGCCACATCACGTCAAAGATGACGGACAGCTCCTACATCTTCCTCCCGGTACATTTTGGCGCGAAGTCCACCCTGACCTTGCCGTACAGAACATCGTGGCAATGGAAGCTCTGGCCACACTGA
- the tatA gene encoding twin-arginine translocase TatA/TatE family subunit yields the protein MGDLLQPWHLILIALIVVVLFGGKKLPELGKGLGEGLRGFKEGMKGITDDANDAKKSVTDAAKTDSTTTPTTTK from the coding sequence ATGGGTGATCTACTACAACCGTGGCATCTGATTCTGATTGCGCTGATCGTCGTTGTTCTGTTTGGTGGGAAGAAGCTGCCTGAGCTGGGCAAGGGCCTGGGCGAAGGTCTGCGCGGCTTCAAGGAAGGCATGAAGGGCATTACGGACGACGCCAACGACGCCAAGAAGAGCGTGACCGACGCGGCGAAGACGGATTCGACGACCACCCCTACGACCACGAAGTAG
- the hisF gene encoding imidazole glycerol phosphate synthase subunit HisF, with the protein MLTKRIIACLDVRGGRVVKGVQFVDIIDTGDPAELAHRHAAAGADEIVLLDITATHEGRGTLLDTVKRTAAALFVPFTVGGGIRSAEDAAAVFGAGADKVSINSSAIARPELIGEIGGSFGAQAVIVAIDARRGQSRVEDAEVYVSGGRKPTGQKVVEWAREAEERGAGEILLTSMDTDGMRSGFDCELTAAVSSAVQIPVIASGGAGTAGHFAEVFGRGRADAALAASIFHFGVTDSRELKTELQRAGVSVRLPC; encoded by the coding sequence ATGCTGACGAAGAGAATCATTGCGTGTCTCGATGTGCGCGGCGGGCGGGTCGTGAAGGGTGTTCAGTTTGTGGACATCATCGACACGGGCGATCCGGCGGAGCTGGCGCATCGCCATGCGGCCGCGGGGGCCGATGAGATCGTGCTGCTCGACATTACGGCTACACACGAGGGGCGTGGGACGCTGCTCGATACGGTGAAGCGGACCGCAGCGGCGTTGTTTGTTCCGTTCACCGTCGGCGGCGGGATTCGCTCGGCCGAGGACGCGGCGGCGGTCTTCGGTGCGGGGGCGGACAAGGTGAGCATCAACTCTTCGGCCATCGCGCGGCCCGAGTTGATTGGTGAGATCGGCGGCAGCTTCGGGGCGCAGGCGGTGATCGTTGCGATCGACGCTCGGCGCGGCCAGAGCAGAGTTGAGGATGCTGAGGTCTACGTGAGCGGGGGGCGGAAGCCTACCGGACAGAAGGTCGTCGAGTGGGCGCGTGAGGCTGAGGAACGCGGCGCTGGTGAGATTTTGCTGACTTCGATGGATACTGACGGGATGCGCTCAGGCTTCGACTGCGAGCTGACAGCGGCGGTGAGCTCGGCGGTGCAGATTCCGGTGATCGCGTCGGGCGGCGCGGGAACTGCGGGGCACTTTGCTGAGGTCTTCGGTCGCGGACGAGCCGATGCGGCGCTGGCGGCGAGCATCTTCCACTTTGGCGTGACCGACTCGCGGGAGCTGAAGACTGAGTTGCAGCGCGCTGGCGTTAGTGTGCGGTTGCCCTGCTGA
- a CDS encoding CHAD domain-containing protein yields MTRDEDKVERTFRRFRKSLDRILRTNAPKEVHDLRTRSRRLEAAIHALELEDEPAAHRLLKTTTRLRRRAGKVRDLDVLTGFTRQLAVPGQEEALAALAEHLSAQRKKAARRLKSTVSNHREAARRALKRCRKQLLAHLDVQEKIEFAAATLQAALSISPRIGAADLHRYRIKLKELRYTLELSANSDAELVSTLEEATGAIGEWHDWSELQSITTELFQERQEFDLLNAIRSTASAKLHNALTLAGELHKRYFSRATAH; encoded by the coding sequence ATGACGCGAGACGAAGACAAGGTCGAGAGGACATTCCGCCGGTTCCGCAAGTCGCTGGACCGCATCCTGCGCACCAACGCGCCGAAGGAAGTCCACGACCTCCGCACCCGAAGCCGCCGTCTCGAAGCCGCCATCCACGCCCTAGAGCTCGAAGACGAGCCCGCCGCGCATCGCCTCCTCAAAACCACCACCCGCCTGCGCAGGAGAGCAGGCAAGGTCCGCGACCTCGACGTCCTCACCGGATTCACCCGTCAGCTTGCCGTCCCGGGACAGGAGGAAGCGCTGGCCGCCCTGGCCGAGCACCTCTCCGCCCAGCGCAAGAAAGCCGCTCGCAGGCTGAAGTCCACCGTCTCCAATCACCGGGAGGCAGCTAGGCGCGCTCTGAAGCGGTGCCGCAAGCAACTACTGGCTCACCTCGACGTCCAGGAGAAGATCGAGTTCGCAGCCGCCACCCTCCAAGCCGCTCTGTCCATCTCACCTCGGATTGGCGCCGCAGATCTTCATCGCTACCGAATCAAGCTGAAGGAGCTGCGCTACACACTCGAGCTCTCCGCCAACAGTGACGCAGAGCTGGTAAGCACTCTGGAGGAAGCGACAGGAGCCATCGGCGAATGGCACGACTGGAGCGAACTCCAATCCATCACAACCGAGCTCTTTCAAGAGAGACAGGAGTTCGACCTGCTGAACGCAATCCGCTCCACTGCCTCCGCAAAGCTCCACAACGCTCTCACGCTGGCCGGCGAACTGCACAAGCGCTACTTCAGCAGGGCAACCGCACACTAA
- a CDS encoding 1-(5-phosphoribosyl)-5-[(5-phosphoribosylamino)methylideneamino]imidazole-4-carboxamide isomerase, protein MLIPSIDLLGGRIVQLVQGERLKLAFDDFDYWIDRFSKYPIVQLIDLDAAMRQGDNRQLIEMFASRLPCQVGGGLRTAADGRALLDAGARRVIYGSSLFGASGVNKEFAAGLRKELGEDSLVFSVDTKAGRVAVKGWKDSVDLTPEEAITWLEDYCSAFLYTHVDTEGTMSGFPIDVAAILRSTTAKQLIVAGGIKEKAEVDALDAMGVDAVAGMAVYSGAMEA, encoded by the coding sequence GTGCTGATTCCCTCCATCGACCTCCTCGGCGGCCGCATCGTCCAGCTCGTCCAGGGCGAGCGCCTCAAACTCGCCTTCGACGACTTCGACTACTGGATCGACCGGTTCTCCAAGTACCCCATCGTCCAGCTCATCGACCTCGACGCCGCCATGCGTCAGGGCGACAACCGCCAGCTCATCGAGATGTTCGCCAGCCGCCTGCCCTGCCAGGTCGGCGGAGGCCTCCGCACCGCCGCCGACGGCCGCGCCCTCCTCGACGCCGGTGCCCGCCGCGTCATCTACGGCTCCAGCCTCTTCGGAGCCTCCGGCGTAAACAAGGAATTCGCCGCCGGTCTCAGGAAGGAGCTCGGCGAAGACTCCCTCGTCTTCAGCGTCGACACCAAAGCCGGCCGCGTCGCCGTCAAGGGCTGGAAGGACTCGGTCGACCTCACCCCCGAGGAAGCCATCACCTGGCTCGAAGACTACTGCTCCGCCTTCCTCTACACCCACGTCGACACCGAGGGCACCATGTCCGGCTTCCCCATCGACGTCGCCGCAATCCTCCGCTCGACCACCGCGAAGCAACTCATCGTCGCCGGAGGCATCAAGGAGAAGGCGGAGGTAGACGCTCTCGACGCCATGGGTGTCGACGCCGTCGCCGGCATGGCCGTCTACTCCGGAGCGATGGAGGCCTGA